In Cystobacter fuscus DSM 2262, the genomic stretch GGGTTCCCTCTCGCGCGTCGTGGGGGGGCGAACGCTCGGGAGATAGGCGAATGATGGGAACGTGGCGAAGTCAGAAGCGAGGGGACGGGGTGTCCCCTGGTGTGTCGACCTCCGGTTCCGGGAGGTTCAGCGGCCTGGCGCTGGTGGTGGCGTGCGCGGTGCTGTGTCCCGGAGCAGCCGGGGCCCAGGTGGGCAGGACGCTGGTGACGCCTTCTCCCTCGCCGGCGGCGCAGAAGGTCTACGGGCTCCTCGTGGACCTGGAGAACGGGGCGCGCGCGGGCAACCGCCGCACGATCATCGGCCAGCACTGCGAGGCGCAGAAGGAAATCCACCAGGAAGGCAGCTACGCGGGGGCGTACTACGACAAGGTCACCCAGCTGTCTGGCGGCAAGCGGCCCGCGTTCGTCGAGTTCGACCTGGGGCCGGGCTGGTACCAGTCCGCGTTCACCGAGGACGCCACGGCCTGGCGGGCCACCTTCAACGGGGTTGGTTTCCTCAAGGATCGTTGGACCTATGGCGATGGCCTCGTGGGAATGGGTTTCCATCAGCCCTATCCGGGCAGTCCGGTGAAGAGCTTCGAGAACACCATCGTCGAGACGGCCACCAATGCCTCCGGCCAGCGGGTGAACCTGGATGACGCGTGGTTCAAGCGGGTCGTCGACTGGCAGAACAATACGGCCGAATACCAGACGCTGCTGAGGGATTTGTCTTGGGCCGCCAATCGCTTGCAGCCGTTGAAGGACGCGGGCGTCCCGGTGCTCTTCCGGCCCTACCATGAGATGAACAAGCGCTCGGGCCGCTTCTGGTGGGCCAACCGCGATCCCGCGCTCTACAAGCAACTGTGGAGCATCATCTTCAACTACATGACGAAGACGCGGGGGTTCAACAATCTCATCTGGGTCTGGTCCCCCTATGCCTGGGATGGGACGTACGGGGGCGATCCCTGGAACTACTACCCCACCGAGGGCGCGGACATCGTCGCGGTCGACATCTACAGCGGCAATCCCTACCTGCCGGGGCGGTACTACACGGATCTCGCCGGCTACAACAAGCCGCGCATGCTGGCGGAGAACGACAAGATGCCGGTGCGCTGGGACAAGAACGTCTCGGAGATCGACGCCCGCCCCTGGGTCATCTACTCCATCTGGGGGGATACGGTGATTCGGGACGTCAGCGGTTCCGGAGCGGCGAATGCCTGGAACGTCGAGAACAACTACCAGGCCATCAAGAACACCTACGCCTATGAGAAGATCCTGACGGGCGGACAACTGCCGCCCACCGGCACGGCCAATTACAACTGGTGGTCCGTGCACTGAGACGGGGAGGGGGCCGAGTGTCCGGGATGTTGACTCGCCTCGTCGACCTGGCGTTTGCTTGGAGGGCTGGCTCTGACACGCCAGACCGCCGGGACTGCCCGGCAAGTGGGGGGGGAGAATGCTGAGGGCACGTGCGTCCGTGGTCGGGGGGTGGACTCATCCTGGTGGTCGCGTCGGGCTGCCCTCATGCCTATGGCATCGAGGGCTCCATCGACCGGGCCGTGCTCAAGGACTTGATTGAAAACGCGAGTCGTGCGGGGTGCCCCAAAGAGGAGCTTCAGGACCTATGCGGTGACGAGTTTGTCGACTGTATGGCGAACTGCCAGATGCGGATGAGAAGGAACGCCCGTCCATGAGCTGGCGCGCGGCTGCTGCTCTGGTG encodes the following:
- a CDS encoding glycosyl hydrolase, encoding MSTSGSGRFSGLALVVACAVLCPGAAGAQVGRTLVTPSPSPAAQKVYGLLVDLENGARAGNRRTIIGQHCEAQKEIHQEGSYAGAYYDKVTQLSGGKRPAFVEFDLGPGWYQSAFTEDATAWRATFNGVGFLKDRWTYGDGLVGMGFHQPYPGSPVKSFENTIVETATNASGQRVNLDDAWFKRVVDWQNNTAEYQTLLRDLSWAANRLQPLKDAGVPVLFRPYHEMNKRSGRFWWANRDPALYKQLWSIIFNYMTKTRGFNNLIWVWSPYAWDGTYGGDPWNYYPTEGADIVAVDIYSGNPYLPGRYYTDLAGYNKPRMLAENDKMPVRWDKNVSEIDARPWVIYSIWGDTVIRDVSGSGAANAWNVENNYQAIKNTYAYEKILTGGQLPPTGTANYNWWSVH